The region TTCAGCTGCAGGTCCAACTACATTTTGTGTTGGTGGAAGTGTAACCCTCAATGTAGCTCCTGTTGCAGGTTCCAGCTACCAATGGTATAAAAATGCATTGCCAATTCCGGGTGCTACTGCTACTAATTATCTTGCAACATCTGCCGGTATTTATAAATGTAAGGTTACTAAAATTGTTACGGGGTGTTATAAAAATTCTTCAGGAATTACCGTGACAGTTCCTTGTAAAGAAGGCGCATTCATTTCATCTGAATCAACAGTTACCATCTCCCCAAACCCAAGCGCAGGCTTATTTACAGTCTCCGCTTTCTCCCAGGCTCCACTTGAAAACAATTCATCAGCTCAACTGGAAATTTATAATGCAATCGGACAAGTCATTTATACACAATTAATGGAGACTACTGATGGACAAATTAATTGTGTTATTAATTTACAGCATATCGCAAGCGGCATTTATTTTGTCCGTTTAAATGCTGGTGGATTATGTTCAGAAAAAAAATTAATTATTCAGCAGTAAATAAACAATTATTTATTAAATATAATGAATTTCAATATGCAACCTAAACCGGTACAAAATTCAATTCGAACGTTTTATACACTATTTTTTATCTATTTTTCTGTAAGTTCATATGTTGGTTTTGCGCAAACTCCTGCACCGGACCTATTAATTGAAAGTAATATTTCATTGGCACATTACGGAACCGCAGTTGCATCAGCAGGAGATATTAACGGTGATGGTTATGGAGATGTAATTGTCGGCACTAAAAAATTATACAAACATAGAAACTAATGAAGGTAAAATAGAAATTTACTTAGGTTCAGCCGTAGGAATAAATCCTTTTTACCTTCAACAGTAATTGAAAGCAATTTACCAAATACTTATTATGGCAACTCGGTAGCTTGTGCAGGCGATATTAATAATGATGGATATGATGATGTTATTGTTGGGGCTTATTTATATGATAATGGTCAAACAAACGAAGGTGCAGTATATATTTATCATGGCTCGCAGTAGGTTTAACAATAATACCGCAATAATTCTTGAAAGCAATCAAGCAAGCGCACAATTTGGTAGATCCGTTTCCTCTGCAGGCGATATCAATAATGACGGATTTGATGATGTATTAGATTGGTTCAGATGCTTACACAAATGGTCAATCGTTGGAAGGTAGAACTTTTGTTTATCATGGCTCGCTGCTGGTATTGGCATTGCGCCTGCTGCAACAGTGGAAAGCAATCTTGCAAACGCTGCTTTTGGCCGTTCTGTTGCCGGATTAGGTGATGTTAATGCGGACGGTTTTGATGATATTATTGTCGGCTCACCAAACTACTTGAATGGTCAAAGTCAAGAAGGTAGAGCATACATTTATCACGGAACTGCCACGGGAATAAACACAGTTCCGATTACAATTATGGAAAATAATAAAGCCATTTCTTATTTGGGGTTTTCTGTTTCCGGTGCAGGGGATGTTAATAGTGATGGCTA is a window of Bacteroidota bacterium DNA encoding:
- a CDS encoding T9SS type A sorting domain-containing protein; amino-acid sequence: MYGISPTLTNGIICTGISASDISGEKSEVTANPPGSYDYWVVKLEPEICSPTPELCNTLDDNCNGLIDDDVIETITITAVGATEFCQGGSVILNATYSGTSAQWQKNGVDIPGAITSLYTATTKGNYSCVTTSDCNSATSEPIFVNVFKNPKAIISAAGPTTFCVGGSVTLNVAPVAGSSYQWYKNALPIPGATATNYLATSAGIYKCKVTKIVTGCYKNSSGITVTVPCKEGAFISSESTVTISPNPSAGLFTVSAFSQAPLENNSSAQLEIYNAIGQVIYTQLMETTDGQINCVINLQHIASGIYFVRLNAGGLCSEKKLIIQQ
- a CDS encoding FG-GAP repeat protein — encoded protein: MQPKPVQNSIRTFYTLFFIYFSVSSYVGFAQTPAPDLLIESNISLAHYGTAVASAGDINGDGYGDVIVGTKKLYKHRN
- a CDS encoding FG-GAP repeat protein; its protein translation is MESNLPNTYYGNSVACAGDINNDGYDDVIVGAYLYDNGQTNEGAVYIYHGSQ
- a CDS encoding FG-GAP repeat protein, whose product is MESNLANAAFGRSVAGLGDVNADGFDDIIVGSPNYLNGQSQEGRAYIYHGTATGINTVPITIMENNKAISYLGFSVSGAGDVNSDGYFDVIIGAYNADNLQDGEGFVYMHYGSASGISATPNIVLGSNQEAAFLVLGCLRR